Part of the Octopus sinensis linkage group LG10, ASM634580v1, whole genome shotgun sequence genome is shown below.
GACCTGTTACctgtgtttactttatgcgtatttctgtattatgtatacctgtcatgtacatcattaatatataagttcatgtattcatatgtaagtttatatgtacatgtgaatcGATTTAACAAGatcccacacacaacatacacataggaacgcacatatataccaccctcatacacatataccccacattatattgtattatattggcatcctttctgtctcgggagtcaatggagttgcgcattttttttttttttttaaagtctagtccggcttttatatttcatgtcctgatacatttcctgctgtggctgtgtagtcctatcctagacaaacactccctctggcaggtaccgcaaatgtagcgaagactgttcctggctggttgtagtgccatagtctcttgtttacgtctcttcctttctttccatttctcctctctctctctgtcactcctttgtattccctcttttactgtacgtcgccattctccacagttgccggcaactgcctcccaaccgctaatattgatgttgcaggccttcgtatcccttttgcaaacatccctgtaacgtaagatcggtctacccacagacctagtaccccacatacacacatatatacccacacacgaacgcacatataCCTTTCCACATAACAtctactcatacatgcacacacatatacatgcagcaCTGAAGTGAAACACAAGACAACTTGCGGTTGTAATGGTAACAAGTTGTTAATACttcgctgtctgttgattggctaaaattactcagattttcccaactttaattccaaatatcagattctttaatttacgggcaatctttcgtctctagtagacctttccgtcgatttccgtaaaattttttttttttttttacatatgggcttgcgggaacttttgaagtaatgagagcgaaagagactaagagaaagcgattgtatgacgagggaagttcttttgaagttaccgtgcatgggaagcattgatgtacatgtgtgtgtttgatggggtgtgggagacagacagtatgttgtgtaagtgaagtgcttctgttagtatgtgtgaagagacagagtaatgtgtgaaagaaagagataactgaaattttttactcggtgtatgtgtatatgtatgtatattacttcaaaagttcccgcaagcccatatgtaaaaaaaaaataaatttttttacggaaatcgacggaaaggtctactagagacgaaagatcgccaatttACGTGATAAAGTAATttgttgatcgtaatcaaaattcagagttgcatcgatacactaAAATTGAAAGCCATCTAAGCAAATTTAAAGGGGGCTTATTTTGTGAATCAATTTAACTAGATCCATAGACAGGCTTTGGTAAAGATCCTAAAATTTGCTTAAGATGCCACGCCTTTTTTAGACTCGGTCTATTTCGGACAACATTACCTTATGtcatcttttaaaaaatataataaaacgatAGCAGTGTTCTAGTTTACAAGATAAAACTGATTTTATTTAAGAATATTTCAATAAGAATTTAGGGATATCCAAATTTAGAACAAGCTGCAAAAGTGAACAGTAAGAAAAGACACATGCAGGAATAAAGgagaatagtaaataataatcaaGATTAAAGAGATATGCATTTCCTAAACAATACATCATGCtagggatttggttgctatttctagtaagtttaTAGTAAGTTTCCCCTCTCGTATTCGCTTATTGCAACGGCCCATCAGTTTTTCTaggccttgtaaaagaactcaaaagtTTGGGCCACCAATCAGGCCTTTCGCAACACTCTTAAAATCAGTAACATCCACTCGTAAGTGGTGtgccgtagaagaaaaaaaagaggaacagaaagaacaatatatatatatatatatatatatatatatattatatatatatatatataatatatatatatatatatatatacgcacgcacacacaattaaATCAGATATGAAATCCTCTTAAAGAGTTGTTAGCATCCAAAGTTCGCCGGTTTTATCCAGCATCAGTGAAAAAACAAAGATGTTAGTTTCGCATTGATTGATATGgatataaattatttaagaatagaaaaaaaagcccCAGAGAATCTGTTGTATAGGCatcaatttatttgaatttattcaaTTCTGTACAATATCAAATTCTTTTGATATTGTACAGAATTGAATATGttcaaataaattgaaatatatatatatatagtcaataataataaagggcaaaattaattaattaattagtaattaataattttaccaagcagtgttcagtatgtaaaaggaccatttatggtaaatttaaacattactttatataattagggttcagcaaaaacatttgctttaccacataccgaacttttagaaatagcagcccaaaaaattagctatttcttctactgtggtaaagcaaatttttttgctggaccctaattatataaagtaatgtttatatatatatatatggcaatcttacggttctaaatatgaattagagataaaaacaacactattatgcaactcaaacagtgatagacataaaccaatacataaataacaaatatatatatatataatatatatatatatatttatataaaggcaataaacaagagaaatgtgtaagaaaagaaaatgagaggaaaCGGTATTTATTAGAAGTTTattactacaaacgaaagatcgcctaTATAATTTTTAAGACAAgtctttcaatatataaatacaatgttGCGAAGTGTTTATCAAATTTCAAATGAAGCGGTTTTGCTACTGCTTCGACAATAACCTGTTGTCATGAACAATGCGATACTACGCAGTTCAGCAATCACTGAACTCATCTTACACCGCTTTACAAAATCATCATCGTTCTACCCTAACATTGAAACATTCACTAGCAACGATCAATCGTACTTTTTACAACCACGATTACCGAGTTCAGTTACTATGGACTTGGCGAAATGTCTGAAGGCGAACGGGAATATACAACGGAAAAAATTCGAGTCGATATTCAGTCGATTTGACCGTACATTCAGTGATTGTGAAGTTGTCGATTTAAATGAGTTGTTTACAGAGAGCGATCGAACAAATATTCCATCACAACGGAAAGCTACACATAAACCCTTGTCTCGCACAACGAAAAACAAGAGAAATCGCCGCAAACCTAGCAAGTTAGTGGTAGTCTCTAACAAAAAATTCCCGAAATATCAAACAAGGAGTGTAACCAAGAGAAAATGTTCAAAGTCTACAAAAGGCACCTCTACCCGCCTTGCGAGAAAATCAAAAACAGCGCGAAAATCGAATGGACGTGTAAAAGATATTTTCCCGAGTCCTTTACCTAATGGCAATATGGTGGGATCGGTCGTGTCGCGTAACAAAAGTATGTTCTGTGAACCACCAACCGTTATGGATCTAGATGTTTCGGATTCAGATGGCAGCGATAATATTTCTGATGTTGATACAAACGATGAAGGTTCTGACAAGAGTCAGTTCTGTACTCCCCCAACTATCATTGAAGTAAACCCTTCCATTAGCAGAAGTGGTTTCTGTACTCCACCGACGGTGATTAACGAAAAGCTGGACGGAAACTTTGACCTGAACAAGGAAAAGtaaagtatttcattttattttattttcattttaaaatccaAGTGTTAACATCAAGACACCGGCATGAGAATTATGATGTGCCGAAGCTTTTCGTTGAATAGTGGCACTTACACagccaaaacattttaaatattttttgttggaGGTATCgaaatcccccaccaccactacctctttttattttttttatttttccgggTTCATGTTTTTAACAACGGGTATTACGATTTGTAAATTTCTGtatagaaattttcaaaaatatcggATTTGCTGTGTCTAACCGAAATGATCCATACTGAGATTACAGTtcttgaatcttttttttttcttcagaaatttcaACTTTCAAAGCTTTTTACTACTTTACTGTACCCTGAAAAacaagtatatattttcattcataaaatTTTTCTTCCGAAAACTTTAACATAGAAAAATAGTAGTGTTGTCTACTGAGGCCTCATGGTCTAGGGGACCATTTGTGATCAATATTGTTGTGGTTTGctctcaatatataaatacagtgggGCCCAGTGCATTGATTTGTTCAGGAGCCTATGCTGTTGAGACGGCCCTGTCaattattttaattcaataatataacGATGGTGtctaaaaaggaaaacaataattgGCTATCTTTCATTTTGACTCGAATTTTGTCAACAAATTACTGGGTAATTTCTGTGAGCACGTGTTGTCTTGTTAAATATTTACCTATTCGTTTCGGTCATTCAGTTACTATTACCTTCACCCACCCGGgaacaaaaagtaaaataataaaccaGTCTGTGGGGTACAAGCAAGTGTGTGGaaaacgaatatttaaaaaaatgcgcgctgatgATCCTGGGGGGTAGAAacgggactttcggaaaattcacaagatccgatttttccgtcataaattcgggtaaaatggatatatagtgatttatttttttacagaatCCCTCGTTTTTGGTTATGGAagatccgattctgaaaaaaaattttcaaaaatcgcattttcaaaattttattatgttatcgcagttttgtgagatttggctgttatttctagcatgtgcaTAACCTGCTTGAAGGCCTGAGGGTATACTTTATCTTTTTCCTTGTTGAAAAATTGgaattttacaaacaattttttttcagaatcgtatCTTCGTATTTTGCTACATATTTCggggaaaaaaaaagtttaaaaaggaaagcttaaaaaaaaaaaaaaactttaatttcaCATGAATTACTTTGTCGTATTACTGCAgggagggttatatatatatatatatatatataaccaaataatatataaacatatgcatatatgggtacaggacacaatgAGAacggaaaacataaaaacaaaaacatggaaacggactttttttcaaacaacaaaaaaccagagtacaagacatacaacacaaggaatattccccttcttcagttgtccctgttttggCTACTCTGCATTTCGCAGGTAAGGACAAGACACGAAAAAATTTTTTCAGTAAtggatcctccataaccaaaaacatgggattccgtaaaaataaatcaatatatattcattttaccggaagttatgacggaaaaattggatcttgtgaattttccgaaagtcccctCCCCACCCCCAGGGTCGTCAGcgtacattttttttcatattcgttttccacaCATTTTTTTACACCCATTGCactatattttttacattaaccATTGTTATTTCTGATAGATGAATTGACTGCGTGGAGGATTTCTCGGTTAGAAAAAAGTTCTTCAAgttctgatccagcagacctatgtaCTCCACTTTAGGTGGCACCGGCACAGGACTCTTGCTGGCTCTTCACCAGGGGCagcagccttaacacttctgctgtggagggatgggtcttcttgagtacagcaagatgTCAAGCATCTCGGTCCTAAGTCATCTTGTCTGAAATTTTTAGCATCCTGATGTTGTCTttcaatactttgtcccatgttttcctgggtctgcctcttccacgggttccatCCACATTGAGTCAtctgcacttctttatggagctgtcagcatccattTGCATCATAATACCAAGCCAGCATAATCACCactcttgcacactgcatttaatacctcttatgcctaacttctttCTCAATACACTTGCACTCTGTTGCACATGTACGCTTACATTACACATTCCAGAGGAGCTGTGAGTTTTAATAAAATTCATGTATTCACAAGAAATacagatgctatttctagcatgtgtagTGATTATATATAGTCAGTACCAGGTGTTGATGTGGCTGCGTGTATATTATTACAAGAGTTCATATAGAGATGAAGAATACATtcaagacatatatatttactacataagaatatattttatttactggtcgATGATGATGCATAGAATCAATATGTAGAatctaatttaatgaaataatctatgcaagaaagttcagagatagaaaatgtagaaataacaactaaatgaaAGTTTTCAATCGTGTGGTgtagagaaatagatggacacagaaatgacgtgaatggctctaagtctaatTGACTAAGAAGCAAAGAGCAGGCttagcaagctgtttttattaatggaacacTAGACATTGTAGAAACTTCCAAGGGAAAtgctaagcttcttgaataattaagaatcatgTCTCGTGACACAGATGCTTCGAGAAATTTAGTAAAGGAAGGTTACTCTATAATCCTTCTTGTAAGGGAGATCATTCAAATACTTAGCTACCAATACACATGTTTGCTACTAGCAgtatgggatcttttctgtttggctgccatttcttcaatttttgttctaATCGATTTTAGATTTGGCCTATTGATGTAGTTTTCTAGAGTAATCATTGATATAAAATTCATTTTGACCATaaatcaatagagaaagagttaatagcttttaaagtttgcaaattttgggtaattttagccaatcgaaagccaTAGTCATATAGGTGCCTGTTCCTTAGTAACAAGCCAAACTGTTCACCACatgttctttttgttgcttattaAATGCTTGAAACATGTGGTataagatgtgctaaaaataacagctaaataggccttaaatcacgcacaaattttttttgcataatcgcatgaattcccatgtgtagaatactaattcacaaaaattttttttttaattccaaaaaataaaaaaagttatgaggggttatatggcaTGTGTAAAGTAGAATTCctccaatatttcatttgtttactgtTGACAACATGTGCTGTCAACATACAAAATAACAGCTTCCAATCCCATTTTCTGActgaacttttttaaaaaaattttctggggaAAAAATGAGCCATCTCCTGATATTCAGTGTGGAAAATTaaatcaatacaccaaattttttaaatttccacTAAACTTTATAATTTCCACAGGTGCacccaaacagaaaatatccacattatgtatacacatacacagaaatcgTTAGTTTAGCCCCAGACCTATTACTAAGGGTATTCTACATATTAATCACAGTGTGACAGGATTAGATGATTTGGAAGGTTGTGTCTTGTTCTAATGTCTATATTCACATGGTTTCAATGGCTTCATACTCTTCCTAACTCCaatcattttacagaatgtattgtgtgtgtgttttgtaattCCATGACTCCTTTCAAGAGTAAAGGATCTAAAGAGGCTTCTTAACTGTGGAAGAATTGGAGAGTTTGATGAGTTTATGTAAAGTGATGAGAGATGGTGGAGTATGATAAGaacgaattacacacacacacatatgtacacttatGTTAGCAATGCAGATTTATGAATGATTTCTAAAAGTTCAACAAGTCTTTTCAAAATAACACTGGATGAATACAATTTGagggtatgtgtgtttatttcagCTTGGATTTCTACTCCTCACCCTTTTTtaaaatgtctctctctctgtctctgtctgtctgtctctcctctctctctctctctagatatatatatatatatcatcattatcatcatcgtttaacgtctgctttccatgctagcatgggttggatgattttgactgaagtctggcgaaccagatggctgcaccagaatctgatctggcagagtttctacagctggatgcccttcctaacgccaaccaccccgagagtgtagtgggtgcttttatgtgccaccagcacgagggccagtcggcggtactggcaacggccatgctcaaatggtgctttttatgtgccacctgcacaggagccagtccagcagcactggcaacgacctcattcatacttgtttctgtcatttgactgcagctatacaAGAGTGCTGCCTCGAAGAGTTTTCGtagaacaaatcgcccccaggacttatgtttttttaaatcctAGTACTTGCTGAATTGCTAGATCACAGGAATTTAAacatcaataccagttgtcaagtggtgatgggtggGGGTGGGCACCTTCAGATTTGCCCTGTACTccccagtagtagtattatatgtacttccaggtttgcgtttgggcATATGCCATGTGTGAATAGATAATATatgtggccgtccgccagcctcgtctggcaattgtgtcggtgacacataagaaaacaccatccgagcgtggctgtcagccagcctcgtctggcacctgtgtcggtggcacataaaatcacccactacactctcggagtggttggcgttaggaagggcatccagctgtagaaacactgccagatctgactggcctggtgcagccttcgggcttgccagaccccagttgaaccgtccaacccatgctagcatggaaagcggacgttaaatgatgatgatgatgatatatatatattatagaagaatattgttgacaaggtgtggctatgtggtaagtagcttgcttatggaccacatggttctgtgttcagtcccactgtgtggcaccttgggcaagtgtcttctgctatagcctcgggctgaccaaagccttgtgagtggatttggtagatggaaactgaaagaagcccatcatatatatgtatgtgtatatgtttgtgtctctgtgtttgttcccccagcatctcttgacaaccaatgctggtttgtttgcgtccccataacttagcggttcggcaagagagaccgatagaataagtactaggcttacaaataataagtcctggggttgatttgctcgactaaaggtggtgctacagcatggccacagtcaaatgactgaaacaagtaaaagagtagagtggCTTTGAAATTTTGGCTGAAACTTCAAAtctctgtcaacaacattcttgtgtaAGAATAATAAGTTTGAACTCTTCAAAAGTATAAAGCAactcatcagattaatgtaaaattgtttattattataactgaacataaaaacaagcattaatatatatatattgaggcagAAAAGAGAAGCAAACAGTTAGGTAAGACTTGACAAAGACGTTTAATTTAGCTATATAATAAAAGGTTTAGATAGTCTCTGACAGCTGTTCTCTAGAATATATCCCGGCTACTGGAACATAGTGTCGAGTGAGAATTCCATAGGCTGAGTATTTGGTCATTGGAGAGAGATTGGTTAAACATATGTAAGAGTGGATGAAAAGGTCTTCATAAGTGATAGTTATTGTCGTTTGTTATGTCTAGAAAGGGaggagaaataaaatgaaaataggtATTCACTATGTAAATCCATGAACAGAGAGAATTTTTCTCTTAGGTTTACAATCCGCCCAACGCTGTATTAGGTTTACAGTTCACCCAGCTTTGTTTGTTGGGTTTATAGTATACCCAGCTCTGTTGTCAGCGTTATTTACAGTCCACTCACTTATACTGAGAATTTTATTCTGAGTAGGTTACAGTGAGTACAGAATCAACAGAAGGCTACATCCCTTGGCAAAgaagattggcctgcaagagtccaGTGCCAGTTCCATTGAAATAAAGctcttgtgctagtggcacattaaaagcacctaacacacagtgtaaagtggttggcgttaggaagggcatccagtcatagaaaccaagccaaatcagactggaacctggtgcagctctctggcttgccaactctggtcaaactgtccgacttatgccagcatggaagacgttAAAAGATGAGGATGGTTTATTTTTACACATACAGGAAACAACATATTTCTTTTAAGACCTTAGTGATGCTTGTAATAATTAagctaaaccttttttttttttaatcatgtgaattctattctttttttctttctatttgtagACAATCAGATATATGGCATGAATGCTTCAGCAGATATTATGTTCCTACTAAGTAAGTTTTTAACCCTTAAatttattggtttgaaattttggcactgccagcagttttaggggaggggtaagttggttacatcaactctaatattcaactgttacttactgaagagatgaaaggctaagttgaccttggcagaatttgaacgtgaagatggatgaaatgacactaagtattttgtctggcatgctaacgattcttatttctttattgcccacaaggggctaaacatagaggggacaaacaaggacagacaaagggattaagtcgattacatcaaccccagtgcgtaactggtacttaatttatcgaccctgaaaggatgaaaggcaaagtcgacctcggcggaatttgagctcaaatgtagtggcagacgaaatacctatttctttagtacccacaaggggctaaacacagagaggacaaacaaggacagacaaacggattaagtcgattatatcgacaccagtgcgtaactggaggatgaaaggcaaagtcaactttggtggagtttgaactcagaatgtaacggcagacaaaatacctcttagcatttcgcccagcgtgctaacgattctgcctgctcgctgccccatatatatatatatatatgatgcctatggataaaatgtcactaagcattttgtctggtgtgctaacgattctgccagttcatcaccttacaaaaatatttatttattttcaagaaaTGCTATAATTCTAAAATTGTTAGCAAAATTAGTTTAAACATTTGTAATTGAATATTATcttcatcgttttaacatccactcttctttgtttgcatgggtcagatggagtttactgaggcagattttctacacccAGATCCCTTTCTTGTTGCCAATCCTTACCCATTCCTCAACAAGGTAGTATTTCTTTATGAAATAACTAAGGAGATAGTAAGAAATTCACATTGAAATTACAGTTGATTTATGGTGGAAAAAAACTctcatgtaacaaaaacaaaatgataaaactGTAAGATATCAATATTTAGGACAttgagaaatattaatataattaaagttTTATAATTGTTTGCTTTAATTTCCTATATTTTACCCATAGGTCTATGCTAAATATAAATCAAAGAACCACAAAAGCTCTTTTAAAATGGCAGAAGCATTTTGCTCACATGTTTCCAAGGTaaggtttttaattttgtttcaatcTAAGTTacattaattatacacacacatgctccccacacacatacatacacacacacacacacatatatatatatatgaaggtgcatggctcagaacttatgattgtgaggttgtgagattgaatcccggaccgggttgcttgttgtgttcttgagcaagacactttatttcacgttgcttcagttcactcagctgcagaaatgagttgcgacatcataggtgccaagctgtatcggccgttgcctttcccttggataacatcggtggcatggagtatgcatgggtgactgctggtcttccataaacaaccttgcccggacttgtacctgggagggtaactttctaggtgcaatcccatggtcagtcatgaatgaagggggtctcagcagctcagcagcatatatatatatatatagatatatatatactcatatacatatatatatatatatatatatacacacatatacatatatatcaccgtgatcaccgtaaccgaccaggctatcagatgttgctacacatcgctggtcacaatgcgcttcgcattgtattagccttcaaatgacaccaccccactggctaagcgagcaggccaacatatatatatatatatatatacatatacatatatacacacacatatatctgtgcatggtctgatcaataagtatccagactgttgccatagtaatgaagctaaagcatgaaGAGTGAAGCAGCTTGGCACGGATTGacattgaactctgctgtgcatgcacactaagttttaaagcTCTAGCTCTTTTCCACTGTTTAGAAGGagggtgtgtagcgtgtgatcatcgcattgaccatgacaccGAAGGTAGAGcaaagaatctgcatcaaattttgccgaaAGCTttgcgatacctgctcagaggtctacgcaaagttttcaaaaagtttccatcattctcgacaaaatcaaagagatcttgtgcaactgaaacctgagtgtctttttcatcagctgaaagcagttttggaacAAACTCGGCCAacatgcatctcatacccaaatcttcagtgataatggactgaactgaaccataactaaccTCCACTCCTCTCATAACTCATGTATGGTGATTTGACGATTTCCCCTCAAAGCTGCATGTAcgtctgcgatgtttttctcagttctgctagttGCGAGTCTCCCAGAAAGTTAGttgattttaacatttttttggctatcttggaaacgtctgaaccactcatacatttgtgtgtggctcatacactttctgcaactttgcataggcctctgagcaagtgTTGCCATGaccactttctctgtcatggtcaatgcagcaatcacacactacacaccttccttccaagcatggCTGTAAACAATGGAagtaagctagaatgttaaaacttagtgcatatgcacagcagagttcaaagtcaatctttGCCTAGCAGTTTcgctctgcatgctttagctttgttactatagcaacagaccggatacttattgatcagaccttatatatgtatgtgtatatatatatatatgtatacatacatatatatatatatatatcttattataaaaggcagattttatctgcctccctttgtcacttatagaaatctacaatataggatttcttcaattacaatttacctagcatttttaagagtagaatgcatcgggtcatgccaggtccagtttttaaaatttaaactccaattaagcaaaacttacagaaaactcacattctggtgtgtatgtcaaatgcttttcttagtctggtttacagcacacgcaaacgcacacacacagtgtgcaacgaataaagtgaaactaattcactgtgtgttgacaggtagaaaatagaatgcgatggcgatggcgatgtaatatttgtttctgtttatgacgctgatagatacatgagtaaaatgtatgggaagctgagagataagagtgagtgaaaatgtccttggaagagagtaaatagcgagagtgatttgaggaagactttacattaaataaccgtagtggcttgtatatatatatatatatacatacataagacagtaaggtgtgatttgagggagatttggctgctatttctaccatgtctagctgccatgtaggggtctccctcataggctcatacatacatatatacatagataagacagtaaggtgtgatttgggggaaatttggctgctatttctaccaggtctagctaccatgtagaggtccccctcattggctcatatatatatacatacataagacagtaaggtgtgatttgagggagatttggctgctgtttctaccaggtctgttaggccttctcatgtaaactcaagctttctcatgccttgaacataagaccaaagcagagaatgtattcttttattcttctgctttttccagccattggtctgtggccatgctggggcaatgccttgaagaattgtagtttaatgaatcaactccagttttatttttgtaagcattgtacttattctatctgtttcctttgtcaaaccactaggtgacagggatgtaaacaaaccaacattcgttgtcaagcagtggtggaggacaatcacaa
Proteins encoded:
- the LOC115216700 gene encoding uncharacterized protein LOC115216700 isoform X2, with product MNNAILRSSAITELILHRFTKSSSFYPNIETFTSNDQSYFLQPRLPSSVTMDLAKCLKANGNIQRKKFESIFSRFDRTFSDCEVVDLNELFTESDRTNIPSQRKATHKPLSRTTKNKRNRRKPSKLVVVSNKKFPKYQTRSVTKRKCSKSTKGTSTRLARKSKTARKSNGRVKDIFPSPLPNGNMVGSVVSRNKSMFCEPPTVMDLDVSDSDGSDNISDVDTNDEGSDKSQFCTPPTIIEVNPSISRSGFCTPPTVINEKLDGNFDLNKEKQSDIWHECFSRYYVPTKSMLNINQRTTKALLKWQKHFAHMFPRSSL
- the LOC115216700 gene encoding uncharacterized protein LOC115216700 isoform X1, yielding MNNAILRSSAITELILHRFTKSSSFYPNIETFTSNDQSYFLQPRLPSSVTMDLAKCLKANGNIQRKKFESIFSRFDRTFSDCEVVDLNELFTESDRTNIPSQRKATHKPLSRTTKNKRNRRKPSKLVVVSNKKFPKYQTRSVTKRKCSKSTKGTSTRLARKSKTARKSNGRVKDIFPSPLPNGNMVGSVVSRNKSMFCEPPTVMDLDVSDSDGSDNISDVDTNDEGSDKSQFCTPPTIIEVNPSISRSGFCTPPTVINEKLDGNFDLNKEKQSDIWHECFSRYYVPTKSMLNINQRTTKALLKWQKHFAHMFPRSSSL